One Glycine max cultivar Williams 82 chromosome 3, Glycine_max_v4.0, whole genome shotgun sequence DNA window includes the following coding sequences:
- the LOC100779877 gene encoding uncharacterized protein LOC100779877 precursor (The RefSeq protein has 2 substitutions, 1 non-frameshifting indel compared to this genomic sequence), with protein MTRSTLPPSSPISLFVSLMCVAFACATSLNKIEHCELDCASSTVEGLNVVGDCEPKCSQELKIPTQIEKEGQDAIKEYLDTVFSNALFGGGSIETGQNKETQIEDKGEKNVDADKSAYTAPKEPGVEHKLAIPSHIEEQGEDAIKEYLDNLFSNALFGTDSTQTGHNQEARPDRYSVEPDSKTQIKHEGESMNAQKSSYKLPKEPGEEQLLDGDLAVNVDLEIVGDGEYVPKIKRVNPSLTNHDEVERAKHMAQNGAMLLHYGEILQDMGEKLISQSQASLYSVFKIPTPPKLKSDQ; from the exons ATGACGCGGTCAACGCTTCCACCCTCATCTCCGATCTCCCTCTTCGTGTCGCTCATGTGCGTTGCTTTCGCGTGCGCCACATCGTTGAACAAAATTGAGCACTGCGAGTTGGATTGTGCAAGTTCCACGGTGGAGGGGCTGAACGTGGTTGGTGACTGCGAACCCAAGTGTTCTCAGGGGTTGAAGATTCCGacccaaattgaaaaagaaggACAAGACGCGATCAAAGAGTATTTGGATACCGTTTTCAGCAACGCGCTCTTTGGCGGTGGTTCAATTGAAACAGGGCAGAATAAGGAAACACAAATTGAGGACAACAAGG GTGAGAAGAATGTGGATGCAGATAAATCAGCTTATACAGCGCCCAAAGAGCCTGGGGTAGAACATAAGCTGGCAATTCCAAGCCATATAGAAGAACAAGGGGAAGACGCGATCAAAGAGTATTTGGATAACCTATTCAGCAACGCACTTTTTGGCACTGATTCAACTCAAACAGGGCATAATCAGGAAGCACGTCCAGACCGCTATTCTGTCGAACCTGACAGCAAAACACAAATTAAGCACGAGG GTGAGAGTATGAATGCACAAAAATCATCTTATAAACTTCCCAAAGAGCCAGGGGAAGAACAATTGTTAGATGGTGATCTTGCAGTCAACGTTGACCTTGAGATTGTGGGCGATGGAGAGTATGTTCTTAAGATCAAGAGGGTAAATCCAAGTTTAACCAATCATGATGAAGTAGAAAGGGCTAAGCATATGGCTCAAAACGGAGCCATGTTGTTACATTACGGAGAGATTCTTCAAGACATGGGAGAGAAACTGATTTCTCAGTCCCAAGCATCACTTTACTCAGTATTTAAAATCCCTACACCTCCCAAATTGAAGTCTGATCAATGA
- the LOC102663330 gene encoding phosphoglycerate mutase-like protein AT74 — MTTYTTTPDHNIQLTTQGMTQALRVGEHLRHVIGNDDCFPNWRVQFYVSPYTCTQSMLHELKRCFLKKRIIDVTEESRIREKDFRNFHVKERMNVIKEIHEYISIHLKKFDQLHSRSLHVFDEGHHSHPIFSDASSRSRVFSQGCCRFPFFGVDIVFCANKQKG, encoded by the exons ATGACGACGTATACCACCACACCTGACCACAACATTCAATTAACGACACAAGGCATGACCCAGGCCCTCCGTGTCGGCGAACACCTCCGTCACGTGATAGGCAACGACGACTGCTTCCCTAACTGGCGGGTGCAGTTCTATGTGTCCCCCTACACCTGCACCCAATCGATGCTCCACGAGCTTAAACGGTGTTTCTTAAAGAAGAGGATTATCGACGTGACAGAAGAGTCGCGAATTCGAGAAAAGGATTTCAGAAACTTTCATGTGAAAGAAAGGATGAATGTTATAAAGGAAATACACGAAT ATATATCCATCCATCTTAAGAAATTTGATCAGCTCCATAGTAGATCACTCCACGTCTTCGACGAAGGACATCACTCTCATCCCATCTTCAGCGATGCATCCTCCCGTTCTCGTGTCTTCTCTCAAGGATGTTGCCGTTTCCCATTCTTTGGTGTGGACATTGTGTTCTGTGCAAACAAGCAGAAAGGATAa